From the genome of Rubidibacter lacunae KORDI 51-2, one region includes:
- the cobO gene encoding cob(I)yrinic acid a,c-diamide adenosyltransferase — MRSRLPVTDANLTAEQYKQKMQRRKAIQDQRLAERSLEKGLLVVHTGNGKGKTTAALGMVLRSLGHGYRVAIVQFIKGAWEPAEKAALERWGEQLTFQAMGEGFTWETQDRERDIATARAAWEQALVFVRDPIYRLVLLDEANVALKLGFLDVDTVLQGLLAKPDDSHVILTGRGAPPKLIAAADLVTEMTLVKHPFREQGVKAQPGIEF; from the coding sequence ATGCGGTCGCGTCTGCCCGTGACCGATGCCAATTTGACGGCCGAGCAGTATAAGCAAAAGATGCAGCGGCGCAAAGCCATCCAAGACCAACGCCTTGCCGAGCGCAGTTTAGAAAAAGGCTTGCTCGTCGTTCATACCGGGAACGGCAAAGGCAAAACGACAGCAGCCTTGGGTATGGTGCTGCGATCGCTCGGACACGGTTACCGCGTCGCGATCGTGCAGTTCATTAAGGGTGCTTGGGAGCCGGCGGAGAAAGCTGCTCTGGAGCGCTGGGGCGAGCAGCTAACCTTCCAAGCGATGGGCGAGGGGTTTACCTGGGAAACACAAGATCGCGAGCGGGACATCGCCACGGCACGAGCGGCGTGGGAGCAAGCCCTAGTTTTCGTGCGCGATCCAATCTACCGGCTGGTTCTGCTTGATGAAGCAAATGTGGCGCTGAAGCTCGGCTTCCTAGATGTCGATACCGTTTTGCAAGGACTGCTGGCGAAGCCCGACGACTCACACGTCATCCTCACCGGACGCGGAGCGCCTCCTAAACTGATTGCCGCTGCCGACCTGGTGACGGAAATGACCCTGGTCAAGCATCCCTTCCGCGAGCAGGGAGTCAAGGCGCAACCGGGAATCGAGTTTTAG